The genome window CCATAGCCGCGCAGCATATTCTCGAAGCTCTCTGGCGAAGCGATACCGCTAAAGGCTGAAATGCGTGCGCCCTGGAGTGTCTCGAGCGGTAGTTGCTCACCCGTGTCCACGCATTGCAAAAATTGCGGCTGGTGCGAGCATTCGATGATTTCCGCGTCGGGGTTATGCTCGCGAATCAGCTCCAACAACGCCTCGTCTTGATGACCGTCGGACTTCGTAAGGAAGATATAGCTCGCACGTGACAGATGCTTAATCGGCTCGCGCAAGATACCACGCGGCAACAGGTGCTGATTACCGAACGGGTTGGTCTTATCAACGAGCAACAGGTTTAAACGACCTTTGAGCGGCAAGTATTGAAAGCCATCATCGAGGATCAGCGTATCACAGCCGAAGCGGCGAATGGCAAACGAGCCCGCCTTCACACGGTTTTTATCGCAGAGCACCACCACCCCCGGAAGGTTCGATGCGAGCATAAACGGCTCATCTCCAGCTACTTCCGAGTCAAGCAGGACATTCTTACCATCGCTGACGATCTTCGGCGGATCTTCTTCCCCGTGTGTGAGCTTACGCCACATTTTTTTAAGCAATGGCTCTTTCTTACTCTTATAACCACGGCTGAGAATGGCCACTTTACGGCCGCGCTCCGTCAGCGTGCGCGCAAATTTCTCCACCACAGGCGTCTTCCCCGTGCCACCGACGGTCAAATTCCCCACCACCACAACTAGGCAACCAAGTGGCTTATTGCGGAGAATGCGGTGCTCGTAGAGATACCAGCGTAGTTGCACGACAAAACTAAAGATAAACGAGAGCCCATAGAGGAACGAACCGAAAATCTCCGCGGCACGCCCATGCTGCCGATCGTAGATCACATCCGCAGTGAATTGCGCAAAGTCATTGCCCTTGCGCGCTAGGTCTTCGCGGAATTTACGTAACATGAAAAAGAGTGAAAGTGATGAATGTGATAAGTGAAAGGTCTCTCAAAAATTAGAAACAGGATTGACGCCAGTTTTAATCGCCTGTTTTACCGAAAACCTAGCGATCCCCGTTTAACAAAGTCAAAGTAATGCGGGAAGAGATTGAGATCGCCAAACTCCATTTCCCTCGACACACGATAATTTTACGCCTTTTTCCAACTGATGAATATTCGCATCCTATACATGTTACCCCTCCACAACTGGATTTTCGGTTGCTTAGCGGCATGTATGTGTTTC of Lentimonas sp. CC4 contains these proteins:
- the lpxK gene encoding tetraacyldisaccharide 4'-kinase; protein product: MLRKFREDLARKGNDFAQFTADVIYDRQHGRAAEIFGSFLYGLSFIFSFVVQLRWYLYEHRILRNKPLGCLVVVVGNLTVGGTGKTPVVEKFARTLTERGRKVAILSRGYKSKKEPLLKKMWRKLTHGEEDPPKIVSDGKNVLLDSEVAGDEPFMLASNLPGVVVLCDKNRVKAGSFAIRRFGCDTLILDDGFQYLPLKGRLNLLLVDKTNPFGNQHLLPRGILREPIKHLSRASYIFLTKSDGHQDEALLELIREHNPDAEIIECSHQPQFLQCVDTGEQLPLETLQGARISAFSGIASPESFENMLRGYGAEIRENHRFLDHHRFSRAEIQHVYDQAAEAKLDMIVTTEKDAVRLFEDIKPTIPIYFLRLEIDILSGEEDFEGAAARICLPRNTPEQMTRPPLNTIN